GAAAGCACGATAGACATTATTACCCTACCGCCGAGAGCACCCATTAATTTCCTATTCAGGGGAATAGACTAATGACGACATTAGATCCGGATTTACAATCTATTCAGCAGGCGAGAAATTTAATTAATAACGCCAAACAGGCGCAAAAAATATTCTCCGGTTATTCGCAGGAAAAGATCGACGAAATTATTAAACAGATTGCGCAATATGCCGCGCAGCATGCGGAAGAGTTAGCCAAGCTGGCGCATGAAGAAACCGGCTTCGGTAATTGGCAGGATAAAGTATTAAAAAATATCTTCGCCTCCGAGCACGTCTATTCGCATATTAAAGCGATCAAAACCGTCGGCATTCTGCGCGACGATCGGGAAACCAAGGTGATGGACGTCGGCGTACCGCTGGGGGTCATCACGGCGCTGGTGCCTTCCACCAACCCGACCTCAACCATTTTCTACAAAACGCTGATTGCCCTGAAGGCCGGCAACGCGATTATCTTCTCCCCGCACCCGAACGCCCGTCAGTGCAGCCAACGGGCGATTGAAGTCGTCAAACATGCCGCCCTGCAGGCCGGCGCGCCGGCCGGCATCGTCGACGGCCTGACCCAGCTGACGCTGGATGCGACCAAAACCCTGATGTACAGCAAAGACGTGGCGCTGATCCTGGCGACCGGCGGAGAAGGCATGGTGCGCGCCGCCTACAGTTCCGGCACGCCGACCATCAGCGGCGGCCCGGGCAACGGCCCGGCGTTTATCGAACGCAGCGCCGATGTCAAACAGGCGGTCTGCGACATCATTACCAGCAAAACCTTCGATAACGGCGTGATCTGCGCCTCTGAGCAGTCGATCATCGTGGAGAAATGCATCTACCAGGATGTGCACCGCGAATTGCTGGCGCAGGGCGCGTACTTCCTGAATGACGACGAAGCCCGCCGCCTGGCCAATATTCTGCTGCGGCCGAACGGCATGATCAACCCGGAAATCGTCGGCAAAACCGCGATCTACCTCAGCGAGCGCGCCGGCTTCAACGTACCGCCGAACACCCGGGTGCTGATCGCCCTGCAGGACAGCGTGTCGCACAGCAACCCGTACGCCCGTGAAAAGCTCTGTCCGGTACTGGGGCTGTATATCGAAGAAGACTGGATGCACGCCTGCGACCGCGTGGTTGAGCTGCTCACCAATGAAGGCCTGGGGCATACGCTGGTGATCCACACGCAGAACCAGCAGGTAATCCGCGAGTTTGCGCTGCAAAAACCGGTGCACCGCATTCTGATCAACACCCCTGCCGCGCTGGGCGGCATCGGCGCCACCACCAACCTGATACCGGCGCTGACCCTCGGCTGCGGCGCCGTCGGCGGCGGTTCCACCTCCGATAACGTCGGGCCGCTGAACCTGATCAATATCCGCAAGGTCGGCTACGGCGTGCGCAGCATCGACGATCTGCGTCAGCCCGCCCGGCAGAGCAGCAGCCGGCCGGACTACAACACCAGCATTTTCGCTGACTCACGCTTCCAGGCGGGGCCGCAGGCCGCCGCGCAGCCGCCGTGCGCCCAGGCCGACGACCGTTTCGGCGTAGTAAGCCCGTCGGCGGCGCAGGTGGACAACAACATCAACGAAGAGAACGTCGAGCACATTATCAAAGCGGTGCTTGGCCGTATGTCCCGGTAACACGGCAATAAGAGGTAATAACCATGATTCTCGCAAGGGTGACCGGACACGTGGTGGCCACACAGAAAAGCGACGAACTGCGCGGCAGCAACCTGCTGCTGGTGACGGC
The nucleotide sequence above comes from Serratia rhizosphaerae. Encoded proteins:
- a CDS encoding acetaldehyde dehydrogenase (acetylating); amino-acid sequence: MTTLDPDLQSIQQARNLINNAKQAQKIFSGYSQEKIDEIIKQIAQYAAQHAEELAKLAHEETGFGNWQDKVLKNIFASEHVYSHIKAIKTVGILRDDRETKVMDVGVPLGVITALVPSTNPTSTIFYKTLIALKAGNAIIFSPHPNARQCSQRAIEVVKHAALQAGAPAGIVDGLTQLTLDATKTLMYSKDVALILATGGEGMVRAAYSSGTPTISGGPGNGPAFIERSADVKQAVCDIITSKTFDNGVICASEQSIIVEKCIYQDVHRELLAQGAYFLNDDEARRLANILLRPNGMINPEIVGKTAIYLSERAGFNVPPNTRVLIALQDSVSHSNPYAREKLCPVLGLYIEEDWMHACDRVVELLTNEGLGHTLVIHTQNQQVIREFALQKPVHRILINTPAALGGIGATTNLIPALTLGCGAVGGGSTSDNVGPLNLINIRKVGYGVRSIDDLRQPARQSSSRPDYNTSIFADSRFQAGPQAAAQPPCAQADDRFGVVSPSAAQVDNNINEENVEHIIKAVLGRMSR